From Streptomyces sp. NBC_00775, one genomic window encodes:
- a CDS encoding potassium channel family protein, translating into MKQQSAQARWELHTQRPLLALAVAFALAYAVPIVDSDASPTLTLTCTVVEWVVWGSFAADYLVRLVLARQRRDFVRTHWLDLCAVILPILQPLRLLRLVATLTLVGRRARMASQIQLTTYVGGAVIGLLMFGSLAVLSVERDSPNGNIKTLGDAVWWSFTTMTTVGYGDHAPTTGMGRMLAVGLMLSGIALLGVVTANIAAWFISRFEKDDVEERRQTAAIEALTEEVRALRAEVAAMAALGGGVRQPVPEGAEEHSR; encoded by the coding sequence ATGAAGCAACAATCGGCACAGGCCCGTTGGGAGCTGCACACCCAGCGGCCCCTGCTCGCGCTCGCGGTGGCCTTCGCCCTCGCGTACGCCGTGCCGATCGTGGACAGCGACGCGAGCCCCACGCTGACACTCACGTGCACGGTGGTGGAGTGGGTGGTGTGGGGGTCGTTCGCCGCCGACTATCTCGTACGGCTCGTACTGGCCCGGCAGCGGCGGGACTTCGTACGCACCCACTGGCTGGACCTGTGCGCGGTGATCCTGCCGATCCTTCAACCGCTGCGGCTGCTGCGGCTCGTGGCCACGCTGACGCTGGTGGGGCGGCGGGCGCGGATGGCCTCGCAGATCCAGCTGACGACGTACGTCGGGGGCGCGGTGATCGGGCTGCTGATGTTCGGCTCGCTCGCGGTGCTGTCCGTCGAACGGGATTCACCGAACGGGAACATCAAGACGCTGGGCGACGCGGTGTGGTGGTCGTTCACGACGATGACGACGGTGGGGTACGGGGATCATGCCCCGACCACCGGCATGGGCCGGATGCTCGCGGTGGGGCTGATGCTGTCGGGCATCGCGCTGCTCGGTGTCGTGACCGCCAATATCGCCGCGTGGTTCATTTCGCGGTTCGAGAAGGATGACGTGGAGGAGCGGCGGCAGACGGCGGCGATCGAGGCTTTGACGGAGGAGGTGCGGGCGTTGCGGGCGGAGGTTGCTGCGATGGCTGCGCTGGGCGGTGGGGTTCGGCAGCCGGTGCCGGAGGGAGCCGAGGAGCATTCGCGCTGA
- the aceE gene encoding pyruvate dehydrogenase (acetyl-transferring), homodimeric type produces MASGSDRNPIIIGGLPSQVPDFDPEETQEWLDSLDAAVDQRGRERARYLMLRLIERAREKRVAVPEMRSTDYVNTIATKDEPFFPGNEEIERKVLNATRWNAAVMVSRAQRPGIGVGGHIATFASSASLYDVGFNHFFRGKDEGDGGDQIFFQGHASPGIYARAFLLDRLSEQQLDAFRQEKSKAPYGLSSYPHPRLMPDFWEFPTVSMGLGPLGAIFQARMNRYMEARGIADTSKSHVWAFLGDGEMDEPESLGQLSIAAREGLDNLTFVVNCNLQRLDGPVRGNGKIIQELESQFRGAGWNVIKLVWDRTWDPLLAQDRDGVLVNKLNTTPDGQFQTYATETGSYIRDHFFGGDHRLRAMVENMTDDQILHLGRGGHDHRKVYAAFAAAKEHKGQPTVVLAQTVKGWTLGPNFEGRNATHQMKKLTVADLKGFRDRLHIPITDQQLENGAPPYYHPGRNSEEIQYMHDRRKGLGGYVPTRVVRSKPLALPDEKTYAGVKKGSGQQSIATTMAFVRLLKDLMRDKEIGKRFVLIAPDEYRTFGMDSFFPSAKIYNPLGQQYEAVDRDLLLAYKESPTGQMLHDGISEAGCTASLIAAGSAYATHGEPLIPVYVFYSMFGFQRTGDQFWQMADQLARGFVLGATAGRTTLTGEGLQHADGHSQLLASTNPGCVAYDPAFGFEIAHIVQDGLRRMYGPDSEDVFYYLTVYNEPLQHPAEPENVDADGILKGLYRFSEGTSGAVPAQILASGVAVPWAIEAQRILAEEWNVKADVWSATSWNELRREAVEVERHNLLHPEEEQRVPYVTQKLSAVQGPFVAVSDWMRSVPDQISRWVPGTYQSLGADGFGFADTRGAARRFFHIDAQSIVVAVLTELAREGKVDRSVLKQAIDRYQLLDVTAADPGAAGGDA; encoded by the coding sequence GTGGCTTCCGGATCCGATCGCAACCCGATCATCATTGGCGGCCTTCCCAGCCAGGTCCCGGACTTCGACCCTGAGGAGACTCAGGAGTGGCTCGACTCCCTCGACGCCGCCGTCGATCAGCGTGGCCGTGAGCGGGCCCGCTATCTGATGCTGCGGCTGATCGAGAGGGCCCGCGAAAAGCGCGTGGCCGTGCCCGAGATGCGCAGCACGGACTACGTGAACACGATCGCCACCAAGGACGAGCCGTTCTTCCCGGGCAACGAGGAGATCGAGCGCAAGGTCCTCAACGCGACCCGCTGGAACGCGGCCGTGATGGTGTCCAGGGCCCAGCGCCCCGGCATCGGCGTCGGCGGCCACATCGCGACCTTCGCCTCCTCCGCCTCGCTGTACGACGTGGGCTTCAACCACTTCTTCCGCGGCAAGGACGAGGGCGACGGCGGCGACCAGATCTTCTTCCAGGGGCACGCGTCCCCCGGGATCTACGCCCGCGCGTTCCTTCTGGACCGGCTCTCCGAGCAGCAGCTCGACGCGTTCCGCCAGGAGAAGTCGAAGGCGCCGTACGGACTGTCCTCGTACCCGCACCCGCGGCTGATGCCGGACTTCTGGGAGTTCCCGACCGTCTCGATGGGTCTCGGCCCGCTCGGCGCGATCTTCCAGGCGCGGATGAACCGCTACATGGAGGCGCGCGGCATCGCGGACACCTCCAAGTCCCACGTATGGGCGTTCCTCGGCGACGGCGAGATGGACGAGCCGGAGTCGCTCGGCCAGCTGTCGATCGCGGCGCGCGAGGGCCTGGACAACCTGACCTTCGTCGTCAACTGCAACCTCCAGCGCCTCGACGGCCCGGTGCGCGGCAACGGCAAGATCATCCAGGAGCTGGAGTCGCAGTTCCGCGGCGCCGGATGGAACGTCATCAAGCTGGTGTGGGACCGCACTTGGGACCCGCTGCTCGCCCAGGACCGCGACGGCGTGCTGGTCAACAAGCTCAACACCACGCCCGACGGACAGTTCCAGACGTACGCCACCGAGACCGGCTCGTACATCCGCGACCACTTCTTCGGCGGCGACCACCGGCTGCGCGCGATGGTCGAGAACATGACCGACGACCAGATCCTGCACCTGGGCCGCGGCGGTCACGACCACCGGAAGGTCTACGCGGCCTTCGCGGCGGCCAAGGAGCACAAGGGCCAGCCGACCGTTGTCCTCGCCCAGACCGTGAAGGGCTGGACGCTCGGCCCCAACTTCGAGGGCCGCAACGCCACGCACCAGATGAAGAAGCTGACGGTCGCCGACCTCAAGGGTTTCCGCGACCGGCTGCACATCCCGATCACGGACCAGCAGCTGGAGAACGGCGCGCCGCCGTACTACCACCCGGGCCGGAACTCGGAAGAGATCCAGTACATGCACGACCGCCGCAAGGGGCTCGGCGGGTACGTCCCGACGCGCGTCGTCCGGTCGAAGCCGCTGGCCCTGCCGGACGAGAAGACGTACGCGGGTGTGAAGAAGGGTTCGGGTCAGCAGTCGATCGCCACGACGATGGCGTTCGTACGTCTGCTGAAGGACCTCATGCGGGACAAGGAGATCGGCAAGCGGTTCGTGCTGATCGCGCCCGACGAGTACCGCACCTTCGGCATGGACTCGTTCTTCCCGAGCGCGAAGATCTACAACCCGCTCGGCCAGCAGTACGAGGCCGTGGACCGCGATCTGCTCCTCGCGTACAAGGAGTCGCCGACCGGCCAGATGCTGCACGACGGCATCTCGGAGGCGGGCTGCACGGCCTCGCTGATCGCCGCGGGTTCGGCGTACGCGACGCACGGCGAGCCGCTCATCCCGGTGTACGTCTTCTACTCGATGTTCGGTTTCCAGCGCACCGGCGACCAGTTCTGGCAGATGGCCGACCAGTTGGCGCGCGGTTTTGTGCTCGGCGCGACCGCCGGCCGTACGACGCTGACCGGTGAGGGTCTCCAGCACGCGGACGGCCACTCGCAGCTGCTCGCCTCGACGAACCCGGGCTGTGTCGCGTACGACCCGGCGTTCGGCTTCGAGATCGCGCACATCGTGCAGGACGGTCTGCGCCGGATGTACGGCCCGGACTCGGAAGACGTCTTCTACTACCTCACCGTCTACAACGAGCCGCTCCAGCACCCGGCGGAGCCGGAGAACGTGGACGCCGACGGCATCCTGAAGGGCCTCTACCGCTTCAGCGAGGGCACTTCGGGCGCCGTTCCGGCGCAGATCCTCGCGTCCGGTGTCGCCGTGCCGTGGGCGATCGAGGCGCAGCGGATCCTCGCCGAGGAGTGGAACGTCAAGGCGGACGTCTGGTCGGCGACCTCCTGGAACGAGCTGCGGCGCGAGGCCGTCGAGGTGGAGCGGCACAATCTGCTGCACCCCGAGGAGGAGCAGCGCGTCCCGTATGTGACGCAGAAACTGTCGGCCGTCCAGGGTCCGTTCGTGGCCGTCTCCGACTGGATGCGATCGGTTCCGGACCAGATCTCGCGGTGGGTGCCGGGTACGTACCAGTCCCTCGGCGCGGACGGCTTCGGCTTCGCGGACACCCGCGGCGCGGCCCGGCGCTTCTTCCACATCGACGCGCAGTCGATCGTGGTCGCGGTGCTGACCGAACTGGCCCGCGAGGGCAAGGTCGATCGGTCGGTGCTGAAGCAGGCGATCGACCGCTACCAGCTGCTCGACGTGACGGCGGCCGACCCGGGCGCCGCCGGCGGCGACGCGTAA
- a CDS encoding MFS transporter → MTSQTTIDTTGSGDKTPVALSDRAPAKGLRGHPWFTLITVAVGVMMVALDGTIVAIANPAIQKDLGASFADVQWITNGYFLALAVTLITAGKLGDRFGHRQTFLIGVVGFAAASGAIGLSDSIALVVTFRVFQGLFGALLMPAALGLLRATFPAEKLNMAIGIWGMVIGASTAGGPILGGLLVQHVSWQSVFFINVPVGAIALVLGLLILLDHRAENAPRSFDLLGIALLSGAMFCLVWALIKAPAWGWGDGLTWAFLGASVLGFALFALWEKRVKEPLIPLALFRSVPLSAGVVLMVLMAIAFLGGLFFVTFYLQNVHGMSPVDAGLHLLPLTGMMIVGSPLAGALITKTGPRIPLAGGMALTAISMYGMSTLDTGTSGAVMSIWFAGLGLGLAPVMVGATEVIVGNAPMELSGVAGGLQQAAMQIGGSLGTAVLGAVMASKVDGDLAGNWADAKLPPLTPAQLDQASEAVQVGAAPVTKDTPAAIAAQITDVAHDTFISGMSLACLVASGVAVVAVFVALLTKRGANAEAAGAGAGHI, encoded by the coding sequence ATGACTAGTCAGACCACCATCGACACGACGGGCTCGGGGGACAAGACTCCGGTCGCCCTGTCGGACCGGGCCCCCGCCAAGGGGCTGCGCGGCCATCCGTGGTTCACCCTCATCACCGTGGCCGTCGGGGTCATGATGGTGGCCCTGGACGGCACCATCGTGGCCATCGCCAACCCGGCCATCCAGAAGGACCTCGGCGCGAGCTTCGCCGACGTCCAGTGGATCACCAACGGCTACTTCCTCGCCCTCGCCGTCACACTGATCACCGCGGGCAAGCTCGGCGACCGGTTCGGGCACCGGCAGACCTTCCTCATCGGCGTGGTCGGCTTCGCCGCCGCCTCGGGGGCCATCGGTCTGTCCGACAGCATCGCCCTCGTCGTCACCTTCCGCGTCTTCCAGGGCCTGTTCGGCGCGCTGCTGATGCCGGCCGCGCTCGGCCTGCTGCGGGCCACCTTCCCGGCCGAGAAGCTGAACATGGCGATCGGCATCTGGGGCATGGTCATCGGCGCGTCCACCGCGGGCGGCCCGATCCTCGGCGGTCTGCTGGTCCAGCACGTCAGCTGGCAGTCGGTGTTCTTCATCAATGTGCCGGTCGGCGCCATCGCGCTCGTCCTCGGCCTGCTGATCCTGCTCGACCACCGTGCCGAGAACGCCCCGCGCTCCTTCGACCTCCTCGGCATCGCGCTGCTCTCCGGCGCCATGTTCTGCCTGGTCTGGGCGCTCATCAAGGCCCCGGCCTGGGGCTGGGGCGACGGCCTGACGTGGGCCTTCCTGGGCGCCTCGGTGCTCGGGTTCGCGCTCTTCGCCCTCTGGGAGAAGAGGGTGAAGGAGCCGCTGATCCCGCTGGCGCTGTTCCGCTCGGTGCCGCTGTCGGCGGGCGTCGTCCTCATGGTGCTGATGGCCATCGCCTTCCTGGGCGGCCTGTTCTTCGTCACCTTCTATCTGCAGAACGTGCACGGCATGAGCCCGGTCGACGCCGGCCTGCACCTGCTGCCGCTCACCGGAATGATGATCGTGGGCTCACCGCTGGCCGGCGCCCTGATCACCAAGACGGGCCCGCGCATCCCGCTGGCGGGAGGCATGGCGCTCACCGCGATCTCCATGTACGGCATGTCCACGCTGGACACGGGCACCAGCGGCGCCGTCATGTCGATCTGGTTCGCCGGCCTCGGCCTCGGTCTCGCCCCCGTCATGGTCGGCGCCACCGAGGTCATCGTGGGCAACGCGCCGATGGAGCTCTCCGGCGTCGCCGGCGGCCTCCAGCAGGCCGCCATGCAGATCGGCGGCAGCCTCGGTACGGCCGTCCTCGGCGCCGTGATGGCCTCCAAGGTCGACGGCGACCTCGCGGGCAACTGGGCCGACGCCAAGCTCCCGCCGCTCACTCCGGCCCAGCTCGACCAGGCCTCCGAGGCGGTCCAGGTCGGCGCCGCGCCGGTCACCAAGGACACCCCGGCCGCGATCGCCGCGCAGATCACCGACGTCGCCCACGACACCTTCATCTCCGGCATGAGCCTGGCCTGCCTGGTCGCCTCCGGGGTCGCCGTCGTCGCGGTCTTCGTCGCGCTGCTCACCAAGCGGGGCGCCAACGCGGAGGCCGCGGGCGCGGGAGCCGGCCACATCTGA